The proteins below are encoded in one region of Bacillus vallismortis:
- the pcrA gene encoding DNA helicase PcrA produces MNYISNQLLSGLNPVQQEAVKTTDGPLLLMAGAGSGKTRVLTHRIAYLMAEKHVAPWNILAITFTNKAAREMKERVESILGPGADDIWISTFHSMCVRILRRDIDRIGINRNFSILDTADQLSVIKGILKERNLDPKKFDPRSILGTISGAKNELTEPEEFSKVAGGYYDQVVSDVYADYQKKLLKNQSLDFDDLIMTTIKLFDRVPEVLEFYQRKFQYIHVDEYQDTNRAQYMLVKQLAERFQNLCVVGDSDQSIYRWRGADITNILSFEKDYPNASVILLEQNYRSTKRILSAANEVIKNNSNRKPKNLWTENDDGVKISYYRGDNEFGEGQFVAGKIYQLHSSGKRKLSDIAILYRTNAQSRVIEETLLKAGLNYNIVGGTKFYDRKEIKDILAYLRLVSNPDDDISFTRIVNVPKRGVGATSLEKIASYAAMNGLSFFQAIQQVDFIGVSAKAANALDSFRQMIENLTNMQDYLSITELTEEILDKTEYREMLKAEKSIEAQSRLENIDEFLSVTKNFEQKSEDKTLVAFLTDLALIADIDQLDQKEEESGGKDAITLMTLHAAKGLEFPVVFLMGLEEGVFPHSRSLMEEAEMEEERRLAYVGITRAEQELYLTNAKMRTLFGRTNMNPESRFIAEIPDDLLENLNEKKETRAPSARKMQPRRGPVSRPVSYASKTGGDTLNWAVGDKAGHKKWGTGTVVSVKGEGEGTELDIAFPSPVGVKRLLAAFAPIEKQ; encoded by the coding sequence TTGAATTACATTAGCAATCAATTATTAAGCGGACTAAACCCTGTTCAGCAGGAAGCTGTCAAAACAACGGACGGGCCCCTCTTGCTGATGGCGGGAGCGGGAAGCGGAAAGACGCGTGTCCTGACACATAGAATCGCTTATTTAATGGCGGAAAAGCATGTGGCGCCGTGGAATATTTTGGCAATCACATTTACAAATAAAGCGGCACGAGAAATGAAGGAACGTGTGGAAAGCATTCTCGGACCGGGCGCGGACGATATCTGGATTTCCACTTTCCACAGCATGTGCGTGCGGATTTTGCGCAGAGACATCGACCGGATCGGGATCAACCGCAATTTCTCCATCCTTGATACGGCGGACCAGCTTTCGGTCATCAAGGGGATTTTGAAGGAGCGCAATCTTGATCCGAAGAAGTTTGACCCAAGAAGCATCCTTGGCACGATCAGCGGTGCGAAAAACGAATTGACCGAACCGGAGGAATTCTCAAAAGTTGCCGGCGGTTATTACGATCAGGTGGTCAGCGACGTATATGCTGACTATCAGAAAAAGCTTTTGAAAAACCAGTCACTCGATTTCGATGATTTAATTATGACGACGATTAAACTGTTTGACCGTGTGCCGGAAGTGCTTGAATTTTATCAGCGAAAATTCCAATACATCCACGTTGATGAGTATCAGGATACGAACAGAGCCCAATACATGCTCGTAAAGCAGCTTGCGGAGCGTTTTCAGAACCTTTGTGTGGTCGGGGACTCTGACCAGTCGATTTACAGATGGCGCGGCGCGGATATCACCAACATCCTTTCGTTTGAAAAAGATTATCCGAACGCAAGCGTGATTTTGCTTGAACAAAACTACCGGTCAACAAAACGGATTCTGAGCGCGGCTAATGAGGTCATCAAAAACAACTCGAACCGAAAACCGAAAAATCTGTGGACGGAAAACGATGATGGCGTCAAAATTTCTTACTACCGCGGAGATAACGAGTTCGGCGAAGGACAGTTTGTAGCCGGTAAAATTTATCAGCTTCACAGCTCAGGCAAGCGGAAGCTGTCGGATATCGCCATTTTGTACCGGACAAACGCTCAGTCCCGTGTAATTGAGGAAACGCTTCTTAAAGCGGGCTTGAACTATAACATTGTCGGCGGCACAAAGTTCTATGACAGAAAAGAAATTAAAGACATTCTCGCGTACCTGCGCCTCGTATCCAATCCGGATGACGATATCAGTTTCACGCGTATTGTCAATGTGCCAAAGCGCGGAGTCGGCGCGACATCACTTGAAAAAATCGCTTCGTATGCGGCGATGAACGGCTTGTCCTTTTTCCAAGCGATTCAGCAGGTTGATTTTATCGGCGTTAGCGCCAAGGCGGCCAACGCGCTCGACAGCTTCAGGCAGATGATTGAGAACCTGACCAATATGCAGGACTACTTGTCCATTACAGAGCTGACAGAAGAAATTCTTGATAAGACGGAATACAGAGAAATGCTGAAGGCTGAGAAATCAATCGAAGCCCAAAGCCGTTTAGAAAACATCGACGAGTTCCTGTCTGTCACGAAAAACTTTGAACAGAAGAGCGAAGACAAGACACTCGTTGCGTTTCTGACAGACTTGGCCCTGATAGCAGATATCGATCAGCTTGACCAGAAGGAGGAAGAGTCGGGCGGCAAGGATGCGATCACGCTGATGACACTCCACGCCGCAAAAGGACTGGAGTTTCCGGTTGTTTTCTTGATGGGGCTTGAAGAAGGCGTCTTCCCGCACAGCCGTTCTCTCATGGAAGAAGCGGAAATGGAGGAAGAGCGCCGTCTTGCTTACGTTGGGATTACAAGGGCGGAGCAGGAGCTTTATCTGACCAACGCCAAAATGCGCACCTTGTTTGGCCGAACAAATATGAATCCGGAATCTCGCTTTATTGCTGAAATACCGGATGATTTATTGGAAAACCTAAATGAGAAAAAAGAAACGAGAGCGCCGTCTGCGAGAAAAATGCAGCCGAGACGCGGCCCTGTTTCACGTCCGGTATCCTACGCCAGCAAAACAGGCGGAGACACTTTAAACTGGGCTGTTGGAGATAAGGCCGGCCATAAAAAATGGGGAACAGGAACTGTCGTTAGTGTGAAAGGCGAAGGAGAAGGGACGGAGCTGGATATTGCCTTCCCGAGCCCTGTCGGTGTAAAACGCCTGTTAGCGGCATTCGCTCCTATTGAAAAGCAGTAA
- a CDS encoding FMN-binding glutamate synthase family protein, with amino-acid sequence MESIMIALIAFIIGIMAIPIVLFIWIYIRDERQEEHSILRNYPVIGRFRYILEKIGPELRQYLYSNDNEEQPFSRKEYEQTVISGKYKSRMMGFGSVRDFDKPGFYIRNALFPTLKEEMHVNQTPKIETHIYKLDADNLFKRKEHPEQIKADPYYLHPDDVQVIGAHTCEKPFYVKGLVGQSAMSYGSLGERAITALSKGLHQAGGTWMNTGEGGLSEYHLKGGPDIICQIGPGLFGVRKRNGQFSWEEFKRKSRLDQIKAFELKLAQGAKTRGGHVDGAKVSEEVADIRNVEPGKSIDSPNRFYEFSSTPEMLNFIEKLRDVGQKPVGIKIVAGHPGELHELFSYMQKSGQHPDFITIDGSEGGTGASFYELADTVGLPIMTALPIVDTLLRQYGLRSQLKIFASGKLLTPDKIAVALALGADFVNIARGMMFSVGCIRALVCHTNTCPAGVATTDPKLQKALSVEEKQHRVCNYVISLREGLFNLAAAAGINSPVRFSKEHVVYRKEDGSAVEIDKLIYQFVS; translated from the coding sequence GTGGAATCCATCATGATCGCACTCATCGCATTTATTATCGGGATTATGGCGATCCCCATCGTTTTGTTTATATGGATTTATATAAGAGATGAAAGACAGGAGGAGCATTCAATTCTCCGCAACTATCCCGTCATTGGAAGGTTTCGATATATCCTTGAAAAAATCGGGCCGGAGCTCAGGCAGTATTTATACAGCAACGACAATGAGGAGCAGCCTTTTTCACGAAAGGAATATGAGCAAACCGTCATCTCGGGCAAATACAAAAGCAGAATGATGGGCTTTGGATCTGTAAGAGATTTTGATAAACCGGGTTTTTATATCCGTAACGCTCTGTTTCCAACATTAAAAGAAGAAATGCATGTAAACCAAACGCCTAAAATTGAAACCCATATCTATAAACTGGATGCTGACAATCTGTTCAAACGCAAGGAACACCCCGAACAAATCAAGGCCGATCCATATTATCTCCACCCTGATGATGTGCAGGTGATCGGCGCGCATACATGCGAGAAGCCTTTTTATGTGAAGGGATTAGTCGGGCAGTCCGCCATGAGCTACGGTTCTCTTGGAGAACGGGCGATAACGGCGCTCTCAAAAGGGCTTCATCAAGCAGGCGGCACATGGATGAATACCGGTGAAGGGGGATTATCGGAGTATCACTTAAAGGGCGGCCCCGATATCATTTGCCAAATCGGGCCGGGCCTTTTTGGCGTGCGCAAAAGAAACGGTCAATTTTCATGGGAGGAGTTTAAAAGAAAAAGCAGGCTTGACCAAATTAAAGCGTTTGAGCTAAAGCTGGCGCAAGGAGCGAAAACCCGCGGCGGCCATGTGGATGGTGCCAAGGTATCAGAGGAAGTGGCAGACATCCGGAATGTCGAACCGGGAAAATCGATTGATAGCCCGAACCGCTTTTATGAATTTTCAAGCACTCCCGAAATGCTCAACTTTATTGAGAAACTTAGAGATGTTGGCCAAAAGCCAGTCGGAATCAAAATTGTCGCAGGCCATCCTGGCGAATTGCACGAGCTTTTCTCCTATATGCAGAAAAGCGGACAGCATCCGGATTTTATCACGATAGACGGGAGTGAAGGCGGTACTGGCGCTTCCTTTTATGAGCTTGCTGACACAGTCGGCCTTCCGATTATGACAGCACTCCCTATCGTTGATACGCTGCTTAGACAGTACGGCTTGCGCAGCCAGTTGAAAATCTTTGCTTCCGGAAAGCTCCTGACTCCTGACAAAATAGCGGTCGCTTTAGCCCTCGGCGCTGATTTTGTCAACATTGCCCGTGGCATGATGTTTTCCGTGGGCTGCATCCGCGCCCTCGTCTGCCACACCAACACATGTCCGGCAGGTGTGGCGACAACAGATCCAAAACTGCAAAAAGCACTGAGCGTTGAGGAAAAACAGCATCGTGTCTGCAACTACGTCATTTCATTGCGCGAGGGGCTGTTTAACCTCGCAGCCGCAGCGGGCATCAATTCGCCGGTCCGCTTTTCCAAGGAGCATGTTGTTTACCGAAAAGAGGATGGCAGCGCCGTCGAGATCGACAAACTGATCTACCAATTTGTTTCATAA
- a CDS encoding heptaprenylglyceryl phosphate synthase — translation MYDVTEWKHVFKLDPNKDLPDEQLEILCESGTDAVIIGGSDGVTEDNVLRMMSKVRRFLVPCVLEVSAIEAIVPGFDLYFIPSVLNSKNADWIVGMHQKAMKEYGELMSMEEIVAEGYCIANPDCKAAALTEADADLGVDDIVAYARVSELLQLPIFYLEYSGVLGDIEAVKKTKAVLETSTLFYGGGIKDAETAKQYAEHADVVVVGNAVYEDFDRALKTVAAVKGE, via the coding sequence GTGTACGATGTAACGGAGTGGAAGCATGTCTTTAAACTCGATCCAAATAAAGATTTGCCTGATGAACAGCTGGAGATTCTTTGTGAGTCAGGAACGGATGCGGTCATTATCGGAGGAAGCGATGGTGTGACTGAAGATAATGTCCTTCGGATGATGTCCAAGGTGAGACGGTTTTTGGTGCCCTGTGTCCTTGAGGTGTCAGCGATTGAAGCGATCGTTCCCGGCTTTGACTTATATTTTATTCCGAGTGTATTAAACAGCAAAAACGCGGACTGGATTGTCGGAATGCACCAGAAGGCCATGAAGGAATACGGAGAACTGATGTCTATGGAAGAAATAGTGGCGGAGGGGTATTGCATCGCAAATCCGGATTGCAAAGCGGCCGCTTTGACTGAAGCGGATGCCGATCTGGGTGTTGACGATATTGTCGCTTATGCGCGTGTGTCTGAGCTGCTGCAGCTTCCCATATTTTATTTGGAATACAGCGGCGTGCTTGGAGACATAGAAGCCGTGAAGAAAACGAAGGCTGTATTGGAAACGTCCACCTTGTTTTACGGCGGCGGCATCAAGGACGCGGAAACGGCAAAGCAGTATGCAGAGCACGCGGACGTGGTTGTTGTTGGCAATGCAGTTTATGAAGATTTTGACCGGGCGTTGAAAACAGTAGCGGCTGTGAAAGGCGAGTAG
- a CDS encoding YerC/YecD family TrpR-related protein codes for MQIDKLRGKELDQLFNSILSLKDLEECYRFFDDLCTINEIQSLAQRLEVARMLREGNTYHKIETETGASTATISRVKRCLNYGNDAYELALDRVKETETESPSK; via the coding sequence ATGCAAATCGATAAATTACGCGGCAAAGAGCTGGACCAGTTATTCAACTCGATCTTATCACTGAAAGACCTGGAGGAATGTTACCGGTTCTTCGATGATCTTTGCACAATTAACGAAATTCAATCGCTGGCTCAGCGCCTTGAAGTGGCGCGCATGCTTCGCGAAGGAAACACGTACCATAAAATTGAAACAGAAACAGGCGCTTCGACGGCTACGATATCCCGTGTGAAACGCTGCTTAAATTACGGCAATGACGCCTATGAATTGGCGCTTGACCGTGTGAAGGAGACGGAAACAGAGTCTCCGTCAAAATAA
- a CDS encoding DUF3048 domain-containing protein — protein MKKWMTVCMLCFVFFLLVSCQQKDAVPDAEKKLKAPLTGLATEQKVTERRPVAVVVNNHPKARPQSGLSKADIVIEALAEGQITRFLAIFQSQMPETVGPVRSAREYFVTLNNGFDSIFVHHGWSPGAKEQLESGAADYMNGLDFDGSLFWRADFSKPPHNSYTSYDYIKKAAEQMGYELKQKTDPLLFQTSEAKPANESYNVRVDYGTKNVTNLVEYNYDKKAKAYKRSSDGVMTTDRETGKPVAMQNIFIVEASHHIIDQDGRRDIDLESGGKGLLFQHGNVIETDWKQVNGRIVPVKDGKWLPLVPGKTWINIVPDLDAASISKGEGV, from the coding sequence ATGAAAAAATGGATGACAGTTTGCATGCTGTGTTTCGTATTTTTTCTGCTGGTGTCCTGCCAGCAGAAGGATGCAGTCCCGGATGCTGAAAAGAAGCTGAAAGCTCCTTTAACTGGACTTGCAACTGAACAGAAGGTGACTGAACGCCGGCCTGTTGCTGTTGTGGTAAACAACCATCCGAAGGCGAGGCCGCAGTCAGGACTGTCTAAAGCCGACATTGTGATAGAAGCGCTTGCTGAAGGGCAAATCACGAGATTTCTGGCCATTTTCCAAAGCCAGATGCCCGAAACTGTCGGACCTGTGCGGAGCGCGAGGGAATATTTCGTCACTCTCAACAATGGTTTTGACAGCATATTTGTCCATCACGGCTGGAGTCCTGGCGCCAAAGAGCAGCTGGAATCCGGAGCTGCCGATTATATGAACGGATTGGATTTTGACGGAAGCTTATTTTGGAGAGCTGATTTCAGCAAACCGCCACATAATTCCTACACGTCTTATGATTACATAAAAAAGGCGGCGGAACAAATGGGATATGAGCTGAAGCAGAAAACAGATCCGCTGCTGTTTCAAACATCAGAAGCAAAACCTGCAAATGAATCTTACAATGTTCGGGTAGATTATGGAACAAAGAACGTTACGAATCTTGTCGAATATAACTATGATAAAAAAGCTAAAGCTTATAAAAGAAGCTCTGATGGAGTCATGACGACAGACCGGGAAACCGGAAAGCCGGTTGCAATGCAGAATATTTTCATTGTTGAAGCCAGCCATCATATTATTGATCAAGATGGAAGGCGGGACATCGATCTAGAATCAGGGGGAAAAGGTCTATTGTTTCAGCACGGAAACGTCATTGAAACAGACTGGAAACAAGTAAACGGCAGAATTGTGCCGGTAAAAGACGGCAAATGGCTGCCTCTTGTCCCCGGAAAGACTTGGATCAATATCGTGCCCGATCTCGATGCGGCTTCCATTAGTAAAGGAGAAGGTGTGTAA
- a CDS encoding YgaP family membrane protein produces MKPNISLINAVFRIACGLTIMSVASAKFTKKPWCRMHLFYIFMGALKAGSGILRFCPVAYLFQNNDSDNNEQEQQDR; encoded by the coding sequence ATGAAACCAAACATCAGTCTCATCAATGCCGTCTTCAGAATCGCCTGCGGGCTGACGATTATGTCAGTCGCCAGCGCCAAGTTTACGAAAAAGCCTTGGTGCAGAATGCATCTCTTTTACATCTTTATGGGGGCCTTAAAAGCAGGTTCGGGAATCTTGCGCTTCTGCCCTGTGGCCTACCTGTTTCAAAACAACGATTCCGACAATAACGAACAGGAGCAGCAAGACAGATAA
- a CDS encoding adenine deaminase, translating into MSERTFNWKNKDIRAQVDVVDSKLLPTLLLRNALVLNPYVKQWLKKNIWIYQDRIVYVGHELPNRAEEIHTIDCEGNYIVPGYIEPHAHPFQIYNPQTLAEYVSQYGTTTFVNDNLFLLFQSGKKKALTILNELKKQPVQYFWWSRYDLQTEVLNEDHVLPFDVRKQWIEHPDVIQGGEMTGWPRLVDGDDLMLHCMQATKKQRKRIEGHFLGASDKTLTKMKLFGADCDHEAMTGDEVMRRLELGYYVSLRNSSIRPDIRKILQDLHDKDFRYYDHFFYTTDGATPNFYKGGMTNELIRIALEEGVPAIDAYNMASFNIAKYYQMDDYLGVVGPGRLASLNILEDPFNPNPVTVLSKGTILREDGCDLKAFTKTYWSKGGLVPLELSYDMTMDDLQFSMPMGVKMRNAVIMEPYMIEIDNSMEQLSFDHDESYLTMIDKHGKWRVNTMIKGFASSVQGFVSSFTTTGDIVAIGKNKADMLLAFARMKEIGGGIVLAENGNILHEIPLALCGCASSEAYEDVLEKEQKLRDLLTERGYEFCDPVYTLLFLQSTHLPYIRITPRGIFDVMKKTVLFPSIMR; encoded by the coding sequence ATGTCCGAACGCACCTTTAACTGGAAAAACAAAGACATCAGGGCACAGGTTGATGTTGTAGACTCAAAGCTGCTTCCAACGCTCCTTTTACGGAATGCTCTCGTCTTAAATCCATATGTAAAACAATGGCTGAAAAAAAACATTTGGATTTATCAGGACCGCATCGTTTATGTGGGTCATGAACTTCCGAATAGAGCCGAAGAAATTCATACGATAGATTGTGAAGGAAATTACATTGTGCCAGGGTATATCGAACCGCACGCACATCCTTTTCAAATATATAATCCCCAAACGCTGGCTGAATATGTGTCTCAATACGGGACAACGACATTTGTGAATGATAACTTGTTTTTGCTTTTCCAAAGCGGAAAAAAGAAAGCGCTTACGATTTTGAATGAACTGAAAAAGCAGCCTGTTCAATATTTTTGGTGGTCTCGTTATGACCTTCAAACCGAAGTGCTGAACGAGGACCATGTTCTTCCGTTTGACGTCAGAAAGCAGTGGATTGAACATCCGGATGTGATTCAAGGCGGAGAAATGACCGGGTGGCCTCGTTTGGTAGATGGTGATGATTTAATGCTTCACTGCATGCAAGCTACAAAGAAGCAGAGAAAACGCATTGAAGGGCATTTTCTAGGCGCTTCAGATAAAACACTTACAAAAATGAAGCTGTTCGGAGCGGATTGTGATCATGAAGCGATGACGGGTGATGAAGTGATGAGAAGGCTGGAACTGGGTTACTATGTTTCCCTTCGGAATTCCTCCATTCGCCCTGATATAAGAAAAATCTTGCAGGATCTGCATGATAAGGACTTCCGCTATTATGACCATTTCTTTTACACGACAGATGGTGCGACTCCGAATTTCTATAAAGGCGGCATGACAAACGAGCTGATCCGCATCGCGTTAGAAGAAGGAGTCCCGGCAATCGATGCCTACAATATGGCATCATTTAATATCGCAAAGTATTATCAAATGGATGATTATTTAGGAGTGGTTGGACCGGGAAGGCTGGCATCGCTCAATATACTTGAAGATCCGTTCAACCCGAATCCCGTGACAGTTCTGTCAAAAGGGACCATCCTTCGAGAAGACGGCTGTGATTTGAAGGCGTTTACAAAGACGTACTGGAGTAAAGGCGGTCTTGTCCCGCTTGAGCTTTCATATGATATGACGATGGATGATTTGCAGTTTTCCATGCCGATGGGCGTGAAAATGCGGAATGCGGTCATTATGGAGCCGTATATGATTGAGATTGATAATTCGATGGAACAGCTCTCGTTTGACCATGATGAAAGTTATTTAACGATGATCGACAAACACGGGAAATGGCGCGTCAATACGATGATTAAAGGGTTTGCCTCAAGCGTCCAAGGATTTGTGAGCTCCTTTACGACGACGGGTGATATTGTTGCGATCGGAAAAAATAAAGCGGATATGCTGCTCGCTTTCGCCCGCATGAAAGAGATCGGGGGAGGCATCGTGCTTGCGGAAAACGGGAACATTCTCCATGAAATTCCGCTTGCGCTGTGCGGCTGTGCCTCTTCGGAAGCGTATGAAGACGTGCTGGAGAAGGAACAAAAGCTGAGAGATCTTTTGACTGAAAGAGGCTATGAGTTTTGTGATCCCGTCTATACGCTGCTCTTTTTGCAAAGTACGCACCTTCCGTATATACGCATTACGCCGAGAGGAATCTTCGACGTCATGAAAAAAACTGTACTCTTTCCATCGATAATGCGTTAA
- the ligA gene encoding NAD-dependent DNA ligase LigA, producing MDKETAKQRAEELRRTINKYSYEYYTLDEPSVPDAEYDRLMQELIAIEEEHPALRTPDSPTQRVGGAVLEAFQKVTHGTPMLSLGNAFNADDLRDFDRRVRQAVGDDVAYNVELKIDGLAVSLRYEDGYFVRGATRGDGTTGEDITENLKTIRNIPLKMKRDLSIEVRGEAYMPKPSFEALNEERIKNEEEPFANPRNAAAGSLRQLDPKIAAKRNLDIFVYSIAELDEIGVGTQSQGLDFLDEIGFKTNQERKKCGSIEEVIALIDEFQAKRADLPYEIDGIVIKVDSLDQQEELGFTAKSPRWAIAYKFPAEEVVTKLLDIELNVGRTGVITPTAVLEPVKVAGTTVSRASLHNEDLIKEKDIRILDKVVVKKAGDIIPEVVNVLVEQRTGEEKEFSMPTECPECGSELVRIEGEVALRCINPECPAQIREGLIHFVSRNAMNIDGLGERVITQLFEENLVRNVADLYKLTKEQVIQLERMGEKSTENLISSIQKSKENSLERLLFGLGIRFIGSKAAKTLAMHFESLENLKKASLEELLAIDEIGEKMADAVITYFHKEEMLDLLNELQELGVNTLYKGPKKVKAEESDSYFAGKTIVLTGKLEELSRNEAKAQIEALGGKLTGSVSKNTDLVIAGEAAGSKLTKAQELDIEVWNEEQLIGELKK from the coding sequence ATGGACAAAGAAACAGCGAAGCAGCGTGCAGAAGAACTGCGCCGCACCATCAACAAGTATAGCTATGAATATTACACCTTAGATGAACCGAGCGTCCCTGATGCCGAATATGACAGATTGATGCAGGAGCTGATTGCGATCGAGGAGGAGCATCCAGCTCTCAGAACGCCTGACTCTCCTACGCAGCGTGTCGGCGGAGCCGTGCTTGAAGCGTTTCAGAAAGTCACTCACGGCACGCCGATGCTCAGTTTGGGCAACGCCTTTAATGCCGATGATCTCCGTGATTTCGACCGCCGCGTGCGCCAGGCTGTCGGTGACGATGTGGCGTATAATGTGGAGCTGAAAATAGACGGTCTTGCTGTTTCTCTCCGTTATGAAGACGGCTATTTTGTCAGAGGAGCCACAAGAGGTGACGGCACGACAGGAGAGGACATTACGGAGAATCTAAAGACGATCCGCAATATTCCGCTCAAAATGAAACGTGATTTGTCCATCGAAGTGCGCGGCGAGGCGTATATGCCAAAGCCTTCGTTTGAAGCGCTCAATGAGGAACGGATCAAAAACGAAGAAGAACCGTTTGCCAATCCGCGAAATGCCGCCGCGGGATCACTCAGACAGCTCGATCCGAAAATTGCGGCGAAACGAAACCTCGATATCTTCGTCTACAGTATAGCGGAGCTTGACGAAATTGGAGTGGGGACGCAAAGCCAGGGACTAGATTTTCTCGATGAAATCGGATTTAAGACGAATCAGGAACGAAAAAAGTGCGGCAGCATAGAAGAAGTCATAGCGCTGATCGATGAGTTTCAGGCTAAGCGCGCTGACCTCCCGTATGAAATTGACGGCATCGTGATTAAGGTAGATTCTCTTGACCAGCAGGAGGAGCTCGGTTTTACGGCGAAAAGCCCGCGCTGGGCCATCGCGTATAAGTTTCCTGCTGAAGAGGTCGTGACAAAGCTTCTCGATATCGAATTAAATGTTGGCAGAACCGGTGTCATTACGCCGACCGCGGTTCTCGAGCCGGTAAAAGTTGCCGGCACAACGGTCTCAAGAGCATCCCTTCATAACGAAGATTTAATTAAAGAGAAGGACATTCGAATCTTGGATAAGGTCGTTGTCAAAAAAGCGGGCGATATCATTCCGGAAGTCGTGAACGTCCTTGTTGAACAGCGCACGGGAGAGGAAAAGGAATTCAGCATGCCGACGGAATGTCCTGAATGCGGGAGCGAACTCGTCCGCATCGAAGGAGAAGTGGCGCTTCGCTGCATTAATCCTGAATGCCCGGCGCAAATCCGGGAAGGGTTGATCCATTTTGTTTCCCGCAATGCCATGAACATTGACGGGCTCGGCGAACGAGTCATCACACAGCTGTTTGAGGAGAATCTTGTCCGCAATGTGGCGGATTTGTATAAGCTGACGAAGGAACAGGTCATCCAGCTCGAACGAATGGGAGAAAAGTCCACTGAAAACCTGATCAGCTCCATCCAAAAATCAAAGGAAAACTCGTTAGAGCGCTTGCTATTCGGACTCGGCATCCGCTTTATCGGTTCAAAGGCCGCAAAGACGCTCGCCATGCATTTTGAAAGTCTGGAGAATCTGAAAAAAGCCTCTTTAGAGGAGCTTCTTGCGATCGACGAAATCGGTGAAAAAATGGCTGACGCGGTCATCACTTATTTTCATAAAGAAGAAATGCTCGATCTCTTGAATGAACTACAGGAGCTGGGCGTCAATACACTCTACAAAGGCCCGAAAAAAGTAAAAGCAGAAGAAAGCGATTCTTACTTTGCCGGTAAAACAATTGTCCTGACAGGAAAACTGGAAGAACTGTCTAGAAACGAAGCCAAAGCGCAAATTGAAGCGCTCGGCGGAAAGCTGACTGGAAGCGTCAGCAAAAACACAGACTTGGTCATCGCCGGAGAAGCGGCTGGAAGCAAGCTGACAAAAGCGCAAGAGCTGGACATCGAAGTGTGGAATGAAGAACAGTTAATCGGAGAGCTAAAGAAATAA